One genomic region from Quercus robur chromosome 4, dhQueRobu3.1, whole genome shotgun sequence encodes:
- the LOC126724095 gene encoding F-box/kelch-repeat protein At3g23880-like: MRICKAQRRRSFTIPNELVEEILSRLPVKSLMRFKCVSKAWHTLISSHRFAKSHSQRASQNPNRMNVLVLTDNCVLSAGCEALFQSRAIHGQPVDVDFPGFPLWGEKHVETNLASCNSLVCIELHNVDKWTAQYLVWNPSTKSYKNIPSPTSTPDSYWFGGFGFGYDYSTDDYKILRPYDIDIHVSTIEIFSLKTFTWKTILVDMDNNFFIRSSIQNIKKTIYCNGAIYLSYKYFWKPPIIYFDLADEIFHELSWPESVSYYDTSKTWELGTFGEHLCLSVCTGESRNALCIQLWVMKESWTRLATIPYRGTCPRPICVSKNGEKILLREKQVGKNSEYIFKLIVINLKKKAYRKTRYDSKTIMEATTYVESLYSLDCNDGLNQHFQEEGSKGHKGNQEVCPKGYGDNYFQGGC, from the exons ATGAGAATTTGCAAGGCACAGCGGCGGCGAAGCTTTACCATACCAAATGAACTCGTTGAGGAAATTCTTTCAAGACTACCAGTGAAGTCTCTAATGCGATTCAAGTGCGTATCCAAAGCATGGCACACTTTGATCAGTAGTCACCGATTTGCTAAATCCCACTCTCAGAGAGCATCTCAAAACCCCAACCGCATGAACGTCCTTGTTTTGACTGACAATTGTGTTCTATCAGCAGGTTGTGAAGCGCTGTTTCAAAGCCGTGCTATTCATGGTCAACCTGTTGATGTTGATTTTCCTGGTTTTCCATTGTGGGGTGAAAAACATGTTGAGACAAACTTGGCTTCTTGCAATAGCTTGGTATGTATTGAATTACATAATGTGGACAAATGGACAGCCCAATATTTGGTTTGGAACCCATCTACCAAAAGTTACAAAAACATACCAAGTCCAACATCAACACCTGATTCATATTGGTTTGGCGGTTTTGGCTTTGGCTATGATTATTCCACTGATGATTACAAGATATTAAGGCCCTACGATATCGATATTCATGTGTCCACGATCGAGATCTTTTCACTCAAGACCTTTACTTGGAAGACAATTCTGGTGGATAtggacaataatttttttatccgCAGCAGcattcaaaatatcaaaaagacTATATACTGCAATGGGGCAATTTATTTgagttataaatatttttggaagCCGCCAatcatttattttgatttagcGGATGAGATATTTCATGAGCTGTCATGGCCAGAATCTGTTTCTTATTACGATACATCAAAGACATGGGAGTTAGGGACTTTTGGAGAACACCTGTGTCTATCTGTGTGCACAGGTGAATCACGCAATGCTTTATGTATTCAGCTATGGGTGATGAAGGAGTCTTGGACTAGATTGGCAACCATTCCATATAGGGGCACTTGTCCGAGGCCTATATGCGTGTCAAAGAATGgtgaaaaaattttattgcgGGAGAAGCAAGTTGGAAAGAATTCagaatatattttcaaattgatagtcatcaatttgaaaaaaaaggcCTATAGAAAAACACGATATGATTCCAAGACAATAATGGAGGCAACTACATATGTGGAAAGCCTTTATTCACTTGACTGCAATGATGGGCTTAATCAG CACTTTCAAGAAGAGGGCTCCAAAGGTCATAAAGGAAATCAGGAAGTTTGCCCAAAAGGCTATGGGGACAACTATTTTCAAGGCGGATGTTAA